The following nucleotide sequence is from Euleptes europaea isolate rEulEur1 chromosome 3, rEulEur1.hap1, whole genome shotgun sequence.
AAGACTACCCAAAGTAAGTGCCATTATTTTTCAATAGAGAGATCACTGCATTGCAAATATTGATTAGTTCCATAACTGTCTAGCTGCTGTTTGCTTTTCATATAATGTCGATAATGCAGTCTATGACTGCTGTATTAGGAGGAGAATGGGGGAGTGAGTACAAttcaacagtttttttaaaaaaatattctctaAACTATCAGGCTATGGCTAAGTCTCTGTGATGGATGTCAGCAGGATCTTGGGATCTATGAATAGCACACCACCCCGGGATCCtcacataagaagaaccctgctggatcagaccaatggtccatctagtcctgcatcctggcTCACATGtggtcaaccagttactctggagagccaacaacagggcatagagaatgaggcctttccctgatttTGCTTCCTAGACTGGGCTTCAGAGGTTCTGAATAGGGAGGTTCCATTCTACTCACCTTTGGtggacctatcctccacgaatctgcctcacccccttttaaagccatctatgctcatggccatcaatTTGCTGCGAATTGCATTTCTGCACTGTTACTAATACCAGTTATGAATTATTAGCCTGAACAATGACTGCTGATTATTCTTTTTGTTTTCCATCGAGAAAAAAATCCTTCATGATGGTAATACAATCCTTTGTACTTACTGTTGCTGTTATCACCACTGCTCTCGTTCCTAAGGGAGCTAGCAGCAACGGGAGGTAACAAAAATGGCTTGGTGACTCTCGTCTCTATGGCAGAAAGAGAGGGCATTGGGGGTCTTTACTTTGGAAAACTGCAGATAATTACTGCCACAAGGGCAAAAATTATGCATAAGACTGATCCATAGTTAGCCTCAACAATAGGTTTTAGCTGAATTGTTCAACTTGTAGATGATTACTCAGGCAAAATGTTCATTTCATAAATGAAATCTGACTCCCCCCAAATCTGTGTTTTAAATACACGCAAGTCCATCTCCTGACTTCCAGGCCTGCTTACTGTTTCTATAACATGCCAGAGAGATTAAGAGTTTATAAGAGCTGGTTGTCAAAGTTCAGTAGCTGGCTGTTACCTTGAGACAGATCTGTGTCTATTATCTAATGAACTGTGACTATATGTTAAAGATTATAAAGAACTGGCATAATCCCACTAAAGGAATTATACGAATTTGCTCCGTCTGAGGATATTTCCATATGCAAAAGAATTCTTACCATTTTGGGGTATTACTGTGGTTGAAAGCAGAACACACTCATTCTGTTCTGGTTTATTTGCAATGGTGTTGTAGACTTCAATGGTTCTATAAAAATGCTCAAAGAAGTCTTCTGGGAACAGCTGATCTTCTTTATAAAGATAATCACTTTGTTTTCTAAAATTCTATAGAAATACAACATAAAGTACAGTTTACACTGCTCTATCAAAATCCATCATTAAACACTATTCGTCTTTGGGCTAAGTCAGATATGGACTGTGAGAATCTTCACTGGGTTGCAGAGATTTTAGTGAGCGGTGCCCACCTCTTCCTCAAATCAAGTACGCTAGCTTTGTGTGTgattgtgccgtcaagtcacagcggacttatggcaaccccattgggttttcaaggtaaaagacattcagaggtggtttgccatcgtctgcctctgcatgggctgagagggctcctgagagagctgtgactgacccaaggtcacccagcaggcttcatgtggaggagtggggaatcaaacctggttctctagactagagtctgctgctcttaaccactgcaccatgctggctttcatatgCTAGCTTTACCCCCATGTATATTTGTCATGACCCAGGCACAGAGCTTACACGCATGCAAAACACACCCACTAACATGAACATCAGAAAAGAGTCTAAGCCCATACATTTTCATAACTGTATCTTCTGTGTCCTCATTATGCTGACTATACATAGGCACAGCATGATGTCAACGGGCTCAATTCCTCATGGGATTGGTGGACTCAATGTTTCTCCCCATCTCTGCACATTTCCATGTACACACATGGTAGCGGGATGACACATGGAATGTTTTTAACATGATAGGAAGCTGTACAAAGGGCTTGAGAAGAACGCTGGAGTCAAGAGAGAATGACTGCTGTGGAGGAGACATTGTAATAATCTACACACTTGGTATTACTTAGAAAGGAAAATCACTGTTAAGATCATTACCTTATTTTTAGGAGACAGACATGCCATTATATCAGTGATGATCCGTGTGAGATTATTGATGATTGAATAATTACTTAAGACATCTGACATATCTgaaaattttttaaatttttggagAAGATTATTCAGACTCTTTGTCAATTCAGGGACCATCAAATGCAACCAACAATGATTAGGCTGTCAAGGatgataaaagggaaaaaaaagggaaaattacATTCCAAACAAAACAACTGTTTAAATAATTTAAGCATGTAAAAGTAGATTAACATGTTGTTTCCAATCAGTATTAGCTTGCACTTTGTTGAATTGAACTTCAGCTGCCATTAGGTAGCCTGCTGTTTTCTTGAGTCCTTTTGCAATTCCTGACAACCCATCTTAACGTAACTAGGTCAGCCATGACTGTCAACAGATGTTGCCATTTCTGCTTTTCCCTGTTTACCAGTCTGAGGACTGGCAAAAAAACCACAGCTAGTTTTTAACAACTTTTAAATTCCCTGTGACTTAAGGCACATCATGTAAGCTTCCGGAATCTGAAAACTAGATGGCTGTCCAGTACAAATATATCACTGGGGGAGCCCACAGTAACCCATTTACTTCCATCT
It contains:
- the KITLG gene encoding kit ligand, giving the protein MKKAQTWIITCFYLQLLLLNPLVKAQSPCGIPVTDDVNDIEKLVGNLPNDYRITLKYVEKMDNLPNHCWLHLMVPELTKSLNNLLQKFKKFSDMSDVLSNYSIINNLTRIITDIMACLSPKNKNFRKQSDYLYKEDQLFPEDFFEHFYRTIEVYNTIANKPEQNECVLLSTTVIPQNETRVTKPFLLPPVAASSLRNESSGDNSNKEALGLLSSPSLQGISIAVTSLVTLFVGFVLGALCWKKTIRRHLLESDRSAQSDVDQEDNKIRYFYFITVE